One part of the Halostagnicola larsenii XH-48 genome encodes these proteins:
- a CDS encoding universal stress protein, whose protein sequence is MVIVAAVDRSERAAEIVDQAQRLAAAFDDTIHVVHVLSESEFVSLERTSVDKTGTALDMDRVRGVAADVADEAISTDDSKTKAVGLVGDPTDRIVGYADEHDARYIVVASRKRSPAGKVLFGSVAQSVLLNAGRPVVVC, encoded by the coding sequence ATGGTTATCGTTGCAGCGGTGGACCGATCAGAACGGGCAGCAGAAATTGTCGATCAGGCACAGCGTCTGGCAGCGGCCTTCGACGACACGATTCACGTGGTTCACGTGTTGTCGGAGTCGGAGTTCGTGAGTCTGGAGCGAACGAGCGTGGACAAAACAGGAACCGCACTCGATATGGATCGCGTTCGCGGCGTCGCAGCGGATGTCGCGGACGAGGCAATATCGACGGACGATTCGAAAACGAAAGCTGTCGGGTTAGTGGGTGACCCGACGGACCGTATCGTCGGGTATGCAGACGAGCATGACGCCAGATATATCGTCGTTGCGAGTCGAAAACGATCACCCGCGGGAAAGGTTCTGTTTGGAAGCGTCGCGCAGTCGGTACTCCTTAACGCCGGTCGTCCGGTTGTCGTCTGTTGA
- a CDS encoding methyl-accepting chemotaxis protein, whose translation MSETKSLFAPAEPDVGTDADGELERLRTERDFWRNLFDQLVAEFPESVVVVNDEGTITHWNDPIVELIGATEAEAVGNQAIDIVGTEGVEETLAEKVARTGEPVREDRIRSGKTDGDNWHVRAAGVPLLTPDGDSIGAFEYVSSVTELVEQRKELEHIQESISETVEGAVEELLEAAETNAETTEEVDALAEEQVENLVDVRNEMESLSATVEEISASAEEVSSQSEIAAELADESKDATAEIVSMIDEVRGATDTLSENSRELEKRVREIDKVVDVIDQIADETNLLAVNANIQAAQVDAGAEGFAVVADEVKELADQSKEEVGTIEDIVDHVRENTTETIDSVEATIERVDVAIERARSVDDKQSEIKSAVGEATTGIEQIAGATDDQAATAEEVATMLGTSVEQTEDVAAEIETLAETNAKQTEEIRAVREEVRALESDL comes from the coding sequence ATGTCAGAAACAAAATCGTTGTTCGCCCCGGCTGAACCCGATGTCGGGACCGATGCCGACGGCGAACTCGAGCGACTGCGGACTGAACGTGACTTCTGGCGAAACCTCTTCGATCAACTGGTTGCGGAGTTTCCGGAGTCAGTCGTCGTCGTCAACGACGAGGGTACCATTACCCACTGGAACGACCCGATCGTCGAGTTGATCGGCGCGACCGAGGCGGAGGCCGTCGGGAATCAGGCGATCGATATCGTCGGCACTGAGGGGGTCGAGGAAACCCTGGCGGAGAAGGTCGCTCGCACCGGCGAACCGGTCCGCGAGGACCGAATCCGATCCGGGAAAACGGACGGGGACAACTGGCACGTTCGAGCGGCGGGAGTGCCGCTGTTAACGCCCGATGGCGACTCGATCGGCGCGTTCGAGTACGTAAGTAGCGTCACGGAGCTAGTCGAGCAACGGAAGGAACTCGAGCACATTCAAGAATCGATCAGTGAGACCGTCGAGGGTGCGGTCGAAGAGTTGCTCGAAGCGGCCGAAACGAACGCCGAGACGACCGAAGAGGTCGACGCGCTTGCCGAGGAACAGGTGGAGAATCTGGTAGACGTGAGAAACGAGATGGAATCCCTCTCGGCGACCGTCGAAGAAATATCGGCGAGCGCCGAGGAGGTCAGCAGCCAGAGCGAAATTGCCGCGGAACTGGCCGACGAATCGAAGGACGCGACCGCCGAAATCGTCTCGATGATCGACGAGGTTCGCGGGGCGACGGATACCCTCTCCGAGAACAGTCGCGAACTTGAAAAACGCGTCCGGGAGATCGACAAAGTGGTCGATGTCATCGACCAGATCGCCGACGAGACGAACCTGCTGGCGGTCAACGCCAACATCCAAGCCGCGCAGGTCGATGCGGGCGCGGAGGGCTTTGCCGTCGTCGCCGACGAGGTCAAGGAACTCGCCGACCAGTCAAAAGAAGAAGTCGGGACGATCGAGGACATCGTCGACCACGTCCGCGAAAACACGACCGAAACCATCGACAGCGTCGAGGCGACGATCGAGCGCGTCGACGTTGCCATCGAGCGGGCCCGATCCGTCGACGACAAACAGTCCGAGATCAAATCGGCGGTGGGCGAGGCAACGACGGGCATCGAACAGATCGCGGGCGCAACCGACGATCAAGCCGCGACCGCCGAAGAGGTCGCGACGATGCTCGGTACATCCGTCGAACAGACCGAAGACGTCGCGGCCGAAATCGAGACGCTCGCGGAGACGAACGCGAAACAGACCGAGGAAATCCGGGCGGTCCGCGAGGAGGTTCGTGCGCTCGAGTCGGACCTGTAG
- a CDS encoding acyl-CoA dehydrogenase family protein, translated as MTLIENALSEEHREIRDRAASFAADVVEPEAERIERTDEFPREVIEQAGERGILGILLPEAYGGEGSDFLSYCLAIEQIAQASGAVAESIHGHIFAALPIATFGTEEQKETHLEPMIRGESVGSMLLTEPDAGSSPTELSTVAAERDDGDGYRLSGEKSFGTNAGVADVHLVVARKQPAPEDGHGVSVFLAPGVDDREGFTFDRSEFMGMRGHVTGDSTLEGVPVDRSALLGEVGQGFRIAMGTIDMARTGLGAIGTGIATAAFEEALEYAGDREQGGQAVGKYQAVQVLIAEMDARLDGARHLVYDSAAAIADDDASTRQSSKAKYVASDTAEFVTRNAIQVHGGKGYRTDLPLERYYRDAKILSIIGGTTEIQKTTVASNALGL; from the coding sequence ATGACTCTCATCGAGAACGCCCTCTCCGAGGAGCATCGAGAGATCCGGGATCGAGCGGCGTCGTTTGCCGCGGACGTCGTCGAACCGGAAGCCGAACGCATCGAGCGAACCGACGAATTTCCGCGGGAGGTCATAGAGCAGGCAGGCGAGCGCGGCATTCTCGGGATACTTCTCCCGGAAGCCTACGGCGGGGAAGGGTCCGATTTCCTCTCGTACTGTCTCGCGATCGAGCAAATCGCGCAGGCCAGCGGCGCGGTCGCCGAGTCGATTCACGGCCACATCTTCGCGGCGCTGCCCATCGCGACCTTCGGCACCGAAGAACAGAAAGAGACGCATCTCGAGCCCATGATACGCGGCGAATCGGTCGGCTCGATGCTACTGACCGAACCCGACGCCGGCAGTTCGCCGACCGAACTGTCGACCGTGGCGGCGGAACGCGACGACGGCGACGGCTACCGCCTCAGCGGCGAGAAGTCGTTCGGAACCAACGCCGGCGTCGCTGACGTCCACCTCGTGGTCGCCCGAAAACAGCCCGCGCCGGAAGACGGACACGGCGTGAGCGTCTTTCTGGCTCCCGGCGTCGACGACCGGGAGGGGTTCACCTTCGACCGATCGGAGTTCATGGGCATGCGCGGTCACGTTACCGGCGACTCGACGCTCGAGGGCGTTCCCGTCGACCGCTCGGCGCTCCTCGGGGAGGTCGGCCAGGGCTTTCGAATCGCGATGGGGACGATAGACATGGCCCGAACCGGTCTCGGTGCGATCGGGACGGGCATCGCCACCGCAGCGTTCGAGGAAGCCCTCGAGTACGCCGGCGACCGTGAACAGGGCGGGCAAGCGGTCGGCAAGTATCAGGCGGTGCAGGTGCTCATCGCCGAGATGGATGCCCGACTCGACGGCGCTCGCCACCTCGTCTACGACTCCGCGGCCGCGATCGCCGACGACGACGCCAGTACGCGCCAGTCGAGCAAGGCGAAGTACGTCGCGAGCGATACCGCCGAGTTCGTCACCCGGAACGCGATACAGGTCCACGGCGGGAAGGGCTACCGGACGGATCTGCCCCTCGAGCGCTACTACCGGGATGCGAAGATCCTGAGCATCATCGGCGGCACGACGGAGATCCAGAAGACGACGGTTGCGAGCAACGCGCTTGGACTGTAG
- a CDS encoding aldehyde dehydrogenase family protein, with translation MSYSGPTDLFIDGEWIEAENAETFTTEDPATEETYATIAQAAEADVDSAVSAAADAVERDSDWRSLEPRERGRRLDAMADAIESMSDEIVRVESRDNGKTPFEASLDVEMVVDTFRYYAGWTDKIQGDEVPVPGNRLNYTVREPVGVTGHVIPWNYPFQLAGRSLAPALACGNTAVLKPSSTTPLSALYYAVAAEEAGLPDGVLNVVPGRGSTAGNRLVEHPEVDHVAFTGSTGVGKGVMEQASQNVTGVTLELGGKGPNIVFPDADLEAAAAGCHYGIFMNAGQMCWAGSRLLVHESIHDEVVEQVVERAEATPLGSGIDDDGRMGPTVSESQQAEVLEYIESGKEEGATVATGGGVPADRDVGHFVEPTVFTDVTNDMAIAREEIFGPVLSVIEFGDREEAIEIANDSPYGLMAGIWTSDLQTAHGVADSLDYGMVSVNEYPVTQPQTPFGGFKQSGHGREQGTEAIHEYTQTKNVNVNLE, from the coding sequence ATGAGTTACAGCGGGCCGACAGACCTGTTCATCGACGGCGAGTGGATCGAAGCCGAAAACGCCGAGACGTTTACGACCGAGGACCCGGCGACCGAAGAGACCTACGCTACCATCGCGCAAGCGGCGGAAGCCGACGTCGACAGCGCGGTTTCTGCGGCCGCCGACGCGGTCGAGCGCGACAGCGACTGGCGCTCGCTCGAGCCGCGCGAACGCGGCCGGCGACTCGATGCCATGGCGGACGCTATCGAATCGATGTCGGACGAAATCGTCCGCGTGGAGTCTCGAGACAACGGCAAGACGCCGTTCGAAGCCTCGCTGGACGTGGAGATGGTCGTCGACACGTTCCGGTACTACGCCGGCTGGACCGACAAGATTCAGGGCGACGAGGTGCCCGTTCCCGGCAACCGGCTGAACTACACCGTCCGGGAGCCGGTGGGCGTCACGGGCCACGTCATCCCGTGGAACTATCCCTTCCAGCTCGCCGGGCGGAGTCTCGCGCCCGCGCTGGCCTGCGGAAACACGGCCGTGCTCAAACCCTCGAGTACGACGCCGCTGTCGGCGCTTTACTACGCCGTCGCGGCCGAGGAGGCCGGGCTTCCCGACGGCGTGTTGAACGTCGTTCCCGGCCGCGGATCAACCGCCGGAAACCGACTCGTCGAACACCCCGAAGTCGACCACGTCGCGTTCACGGGCAGCACCGGCGTTGGGAAGGGCGTCATGGAGCAGGCGTCCCAGAACGTGACCGGCGTAACGCTGGAACTCGGCGGCAAAGGCCCGAACATCGTCTTCCCGGACGCCGACCTCGAGGCTGCCGCCGCGGGCTGTCACTACGGCATCTTCATGAACGCCGGACAGATGTGCTGGGCGGGGTCGCGCCTGCTCGTCCACGAATCGATCCACGACGAGGTGGTCGAGCAGGTCGTCGAACGAGCCGAGGCAACGCCCCTCGGGAGCGGCATCGACGACGACGGGCGAATGGGACCGACGGTCAGCGAGAGCCAGCAGGCGGAGGTCCTCGAGTACATCGAGAGCGGGAAAGAAGAAGGCGCGACGGTGGCGACCGGCGGCGGCGTTCCCGCGGACAGAGACGTCGGTCACTTCGTCGAACCGACCGTGTTCACCGACGTGACCAACGACATGGCGATCGCTCGAGAGGAGATCTTCGGTCCGGTGCTGTCGGTCATCGAGTTCGGCGACCGCGAGGAGGCGATCGAAATCGCCAACGACTCGCCGTACGGCCTCATGGCCGGCATCTGGACGTCCGACCTGCAGACCGCCCACGGCGTGGCCGATTCGCTCGACTACGGAATGGTGAGCGTCAACGAGTATCCGGTCACCCAGCCCCAGACGCCCTTCGGCGGGTTCAAACAGAGCGGTCACGGCCGCGAGCAGGGCACCGAGGCGATCCACGAGTACACGCAGACGAAAAACGTCAACGTGAATCTCGAGTAA